One stretch of Labrenzia sp. CE80 DNA includes these proteins:
- the fliF gene encoding flagellar basal-body MS-ring/collar protein FliF yields MNGLIEFIRTLGPTRIAAMGAVAAILVGVFAFIIFRVTAPQMTQLYSDLTLEDSGAIVNQLESLGVQYELKRDGSTILVPGEQVARLRMRLAEDGLPTGGSIGYEIFDRTDTLGATSFVQNINKLRAIEGELSRTIASIDRINAARVHLVIPERQLFQRDRRPPSASIVLNVRGSLGTGEIRAVQHLVATAVDGLNPERVSIVDETGRLLASGADSDEDGVVSTSLQERVVAVESRLRNQIEEILNSVVGPGRARVRVAADVDFNRTTETIETFDPEGQVVRSTQTKEEASSSVSGQDEVTVGNQLPNGGEGNGENGDRDDASLTEEIVNYEISKSTRTEIVEAGRIKRLSVAVLVDGLYEPNEDGDVTYSPRAQETLDRIAVLVRSAVGFDETRGDVVEVVNLQFAMAPQGDLTAEGDGLFEFTRQDIMRFAELGVLLLISLLLLLFVVRPLLRRIVTPEEKAPQELVIGPDGMLVAETEVPADAADEDDEFKIEWLEEAKAEGALQASSIAKVGEMIEEYPTEAVTIVRGWLDEAA; encoded by the coding sequence GTGAACGGGCTTATCGAATTTATCAGAACGCTTGGACCAACCAGGATCGCGGCCATGGGCGCGGTCGCGGCCATTCTGGTTGGGGTCTTTGCTTTCATCATCTTCCGCGTCACGGCTCCCCAGATGACGCAGCTTTATTCCGATCTGACGCTTGAGGATTCCGGGGCGATCGTCAATCAGCTCGAATCTCTCGGTGTGCAGTACGAACTAAAGCGAGATGGCAGCACGATCCTTGTGCCCGGTGAGCAGGTTGCACGGTTGCGGATGAGGCTTGCCGAGGATGGCCTTCCGACAGGCGGTTCGATCGGTTACGAAATTTTCGACAGAACGGACACGCTCGGGGCCACAAGCTTCGTTCAGAACATCAACAAGCTTCGAGCGATTGAGGGTGAGCTTTCCCGCACCATTGCATCTATCGACCGGATCAATGCGGCACGAGTGCACCTTGTTATTCCTGAACGGCAATTGTTTCAACGAGATCGCCGCCCGCCTTCAGCGTCGATCGTCTTGAACGTTCGCGGTTCGCTCGGGACTGGTGAGATCAGGGCGGTTCAGCACCTTGTAGCTACCGCTGTTGACGGCCTTAATCCTGAGCGTGTTTCGATCGTTGACGAGACGGGCCGTCTGCTTGCCTCTGGTGCGGACAGTGATGAAGATGGGGTGGTGTCAACCTCGCTGCAGGAACGTGTCGTGGCAGTGGAGTCCCGTCTGCGCAACCAGATCGAGGAAATTCTTAACAGTGTCGTCGGGCCAGGACGTGCTCGTGTGCGTGTTGCTGCAGACGTAGATTTCAATCGCACCACTGAGACCATCGAAACTTTCGATCCCGAGGGGCAGGTTGTTCGCTCCACGCAGACGAAGGAGGAAGCCTCCAGCAGCGTTAGCGGCCAGGACGAGGTAACCGTGGGCAATCAGCTGCCGAACGGTGGTGAAGGCAACGGTGAGAACGGCGACAGAGATGACGCCAGTCTGACTGAAGAGATTGTCAACTACGAGATCTCGAAGTCGACCCGTACTGAAATCGTCGAAGCTGGTCGGATCAAGAGGCTATCTGTGGCGGTTCTGGTTGATGGTCTCTATGAGCCCAACGAAGACGGCGACGTCACCTATTCACCACGCGCTCAGGAAACGCTCGACCGGATTGCAGTTCTTGTTCGCTCCGCCGTCGGCTTCGATGAAACACGTGGCGATGTGGTGGAAGTTGTCAATCTTCAATTCGCTATGGCGCCCCAGGGTGATCTGACCGCGGAAGGCGATGGTCTCTTTGAATTTACCCGACAGGACATCATGCGGTTCGCGGAGCTTGGGGTCTTGCTGCTTATTTCTCTGCTGCTACTGCTCTTCGTCGTACGCCCGCTGCTGCGGCGGATCGTGACACCTGAGGAAAAAGCCCCGCAGGAGCTGGTGATTGGCCCGGATGGTATGTTGGTGGCTGAGACCGAGGTGCCAGCGGATGCTGCTGATGAGGATGACGAGTTCAAGATCGAGTGGCTTGAAGAGGCAAAGGCCGAAGGCGCGCTTCAGGCGAGCTCGATCGCGAAAGTCGGTGAAATGATCGAAGAATATCCAACAGAAGCGGTCACCATTGTTCGTGGTTGGCTGGATGAGGCAGCTTAA
- the fliG gene encoding flagellar motor switch protein FliG, translating to MAGDSLQQHLAVSADSEDRELKGAERAAVLLLALGEKHGKPIWDKLDEIEVRQVSAAMANLGPVTPSMLEALFIDFVRKITSKGSLTGNVDATERLLASFLSGDRVDIIMEEIRGPAGRNMWEKLSNVQENVLANYLKNEYPQTVAVVLSKINSDHAARVLGILPEELALEVVSRMLRMDAVQKDVLEKVEQTLRVEFMSNLTNTSRRDSHEMMAEIFNNFDRQTEARFLAALEEENREAADRIKTLMFTFDDLLKLDAASCQTLLRSVEKDRLAIALKGSTDAAREFFFGNMSSRAAKLLEDDMEALGPVRLRDVDEAQTGMVNTAKDLAAKGEIMISKSKSDDEIIY from the coding sequence ATGGCCGGTGACTCCCTCCAGCAACATTTGGCAGTCAGTGCGGACTCTGAAGATCGCGAGCTTAAAGGGGCGGAGCGGGCCGCAGTGCTTCTGCTGGCTTTGGGCGAGAAACATGGCAAGCCGATCTGGGACAAGCTGGACGAGATCGAAGTGCGGCAGGTGTCTGCCGCGATGGCAAATCTTGGCCCCGTTACGCCGAGCATGCTGGAAGCCCTGTTCATTGACTTCGTTCGGAAGATCACATCCAAGGGCTCTTTGACGGGCAACGTCGATGCGACGGAGAGGCTTCTGGCGTCCTTCCTGTCCGGCGATCGTGTCGACATCATCATGGAAGAAATTCGCGGCCCCGCCGGCCGCAATATGTGGGAGAAGTTGTCGAACGTTCAGGAGAACGTTCTGGCCAACTATCTCAAGAACGAATACCCTCAAACCGTTGCAGTTGTATTGTCCAAGATCAATTCAGACCATGCTGCGCGTGTTCTGGGTATCTTGCCGGAAGAGCTGGCTCTCGAAGTTGTTAGCCGCATGCTCAGGATGGACGCAGTCCAAAAGGACGTTCTGGAGAAGGTCGAGCAGACACTTCGTGTGGAATTTATGTCCAACCTGACCAACACCTCGCGGCGGGACAGCCACGAGATGATGGCCGAAATCTTCAACAACTTCGACCGGCAGACCGAAGCGCGCTTCCTGGCTGCACTTGAGGAAGAAAACCGCGAGGCCGCGGATCGCATCAAGACTTTGATGTTCACATTCGACGATCTGTTGAAGCTGGATGCCGCGAGTTGTCAGACGTTGCTCCGCAGTGTCGAAAAAGACCGTCTCGCGATTGCTCTCAAGGGCTCTACGGACGCGGCAAGGGAATTCTTCTTTGGCAATATGTCTTCGCGTGCAGCCAAGTTGCTGGAAGACGATATGGAGGCGCTTGGTCCGGTTCGCCTTCGTGATGTCGATGAAGCTCAAACCGGCATGGTGAATACGGCCAAGGATCTCGCGGCCAAGGGCGAGATCATGATCTCCAAGTCGAAGAGCGATGACGAGATTATCTACTAA